In the genome of Crassaminicella thermophila, the window TGACAGGATTATATATTATTCAAAAGGATGGATATACAAAGGATGTAAAAATTGTAGGAGAAGAAATCAATCCACTTAATTATGGTATTGTTGTAAATAAGGGAAATAAAGTATTGCTCAAAATGTTTAATGAAGGGCTTATGAGAATAAAGAAGAATGGAACCTATGATAAAATTTATAAAAAGTGGTTTGGAGAACCTATTAATCCACCTTATGCTTACATTAAAAGAACATTGTATTTTTCCATAGTTGTTTTGTTTTTTTCTTTGTTTGGGATTTTTATCTTTTATAGATGGAATTATTTATTAAAGAAGGAAGTAAACAAAAGAACACAGCAGTTAAAAAGAGAATCTCTTTTTAAGGAACAAATTATAAATAGTATATTTAGCGGTTTAATTACTTTTAATAATCAGGGCATAATTTTATCAGCCAATGAAAAGGCTGCATATTTTTTAGATATGCCAATAGAAGCTTTTGTAAAAAAACATTTTAAGGATACGGTAGTAAAGGAATATTTTTATGAAGAAGATTTTTATGAAGTATTACAAACAGGAAAAGAAAAAATGAATATAGAAAAAAATATAAATGTAGAAGGAATTAATAAAGTATTTGAATATAATATTTATCCTCTTGTTCTTCATGAAGATGATGTTTATGGAATTACCTTAACCTTTAAAGATATAACAAATGAAAAATTGATGAAAGAAAGAATGATAATGAAGGATAAATTAGAATCTTTAGGCAGATTGGTAGCAGGAATTGCTCACGAAATCAGAAATCCCCTTACTTCCATTAAGGCTTATATAGAACTTATACCATATAAATATGATAAAAAGGAATTTAGAGAGAAAATTTCAGAGGATGTTCCAAAAGAAATAGAAAGATTAAATAGTATTATTTCAAATTTACTTGAGTATGCAAAACCAAAAGTTCCGAATAAGGAAATGGTTAAGGTTCATGATGAGATTTTAGGGATTATTGTTTTTTTTAGCAATCAAATAAAAAAGAAAAATATCAAACTTATATGTAATATGAAAGAGGATTTATTTATCTATGTGGATAAACAGCAATTCAAGCAAATTATGATCAACTTTTTATTAAATGCCATAGAGGCTTTTGAAAAAACTGAAAACCCAGAAATTTGCATTACTGCTGAAAAGAATGGGGATTTTGCTGTTATTATAATTAAGGATAATGGGTGTGGTATTGCATCAGAGAATGAGAAAAAGATTTTTGAACCATTTTTTACAACAAAGGACAATGGAACAGGTCTTGGATTATCGATAAGCTATCAGTTTATTAAAGAAAATGGCGGAGACATTACGGTAAGCAGTCATTTAGAAACAGGGACAAAAATTAATATGATATTACCTTTATTTAAAGAAAAAAGGAGTACTGCTAATGTATAAGCTATTAATTATAGACGATGAAAAATCAATTTGTTCATCTTTAAAATTTGCTTTTGAAGATATGTATGAAGTTTATACGGCTAATAATATTTTTGAGGTAGAGAAGTATATTGAACAAAATGATTTTGATATAGTATTGTTAGATTTAAGATTTGGAGAAATAAGTGGTATTGATATGTTAGAAGATTTAAAAAATGCACAAAAAGATGTAGTTGTGATTATGATGACAGCTTATGGAAGTATTGATTCTTCTATTGAAGCTATGAAAAGGGGAGCTTATGATTATATTATGAAGCCTTTGGACATGCCGAAATTGAAGGTATTATTGCAAAAGGCTGTAGAGTATAAAAGGTTAAATCAAAAAATAAATTATCTAGAGAATGAAGTTTATAGCAAATATGGAAAAAATGGAATCATAGGAAAATCGAAAAAAATGAGGGAAGTATTCTATCTCATAGATAAAGTAAAAGATTTGCATATAAATGTTTTAATTCATGGAGGAAGTGGAACAGGAAAAGAACTTGTTGCAAAAGCTATTCACTATCAAGGAAAAAGAAGAAAGGAAAATTTAGAAATTATAAATTGTGGAGCGATTCCATCTAACTTAATAGAAAGCGAATTGTTTGGTTATGAAGAAGGAGCTTTTACAGGAGCAAACCATAGAAAAAAAGGGAGATTTGAACTTGCTCATAGAGGGACAATTTTTCTAGACGAAATAGGGGAGTTGGATTTAAATCTACAAGTAAAGCTATTGCGAGTATTGCAGCAAAAAGAAGTATTTCCATTAGGAGCTGAGAGAGGAAAAAAAGTAGATGTTCGTATCATTGCAGCAACGAATAAGGACCTAAAAGAAGAAGTGAAGAGGGGAAATTTTAGAGAAGATTTATTTTTTAGATTAAATGTTGTATCTATTAAATTACCGAGCTTGAAGGAACGAAGAGAGGATATCCCTTTATTAATCGAATATTTTATAAAAAAATGTGTAAAAGAAATGAATAGAAATATAGAAGGAATAACCAAAGAAGCTTTAAAAATATTAGTAAATTATGATTATCCAGGGAATGTAAGAGAATTAGAAAATATTATCGAAAGAGCAGTAGCTCTTACAGATAATGAATACATTCAAATAGAAGATCTTCCTGAAGAATTATTAGGTAATTATAAAAATTATAAACTATCTAGGAATATGCATATCATTCCTATAGAAATAGGAACAAGCTTAGGGGAGATAGAAAAAGAGGTTATATTAGAGACTCTAAAAGCTATGAATCAAAACAGAAAAAAAACTGCTAAAATTCTAGGAATTAGTGAAAGGGCTTTAAGATACAAGATAAAAGAATATATGGAGAAGTAGGAAAATTTTTCAACCCTGCAAAATTTGCAGGGTGTTTTTAGTTTTAAAGTAGCACCAATAAGTATTTTAAAAATGAATTTTTTTATTCATTCTAGTTTTTACAAAGAATAGATGGATTTGAAAAAAAATATATCGGTTTTGTTCTGAATTTTATAATCAGGTATGAAACTTGCAACTATTCAAAATGTACAGAAAAATACAAAGAGTAAATGGAGGGGAAAATATGAGATTAAGGAGAACATTAGTAATTATTTTGGCAATGATACTAGTTATGGTGTCTTTCGTTGGATGTGGACAAAAGACAGAGACAAGTTCTGATGCAAAGCCATCTAAGCAATTTGTTACAATTGTTACTGGATCAACAGGGGGTACATATTATCCTGTAGGAACAATATTCTCTACTTTATGGAATGAAAAATTAGGAGATAAAGGTGTCGTAGCATCTGTTCAATCTTCTGGAGGATCAGTAGAAAACTTAAATATGTTAAAGTCTGGAGAAGCACAGCTTGGAATTGCTATGGCAAACTTAACATTATTTGCTTATAAAGGGGAAGGGAAATTTAAAGACAATAAATTTGAAAATGTTAGATTTATAACAGCACTATGGCCGGATGTTACACAATGCATTGTAACAGAAAAATCAGGAATCAATTCAATCAGTGATTTAAAAGGAAAAAGATTTAATGTTGGCGGTGCTGGTTCAGGAACAGAGTACAGCTGTAAGCTTATTTTAGAACATGTAGGGGGACTTACATTTGATGATGTAAATACAGAGCATTTAGGATATTTTGAAGCGTCAAGCGCAATGCAGAATGGTCAATTAGATGGTATGAATGCAGAAGGTGGATTACCAACTTCAGCAGTTTCAGAAATATTTGCAAGTAAAACACCTGTAAAAATGTTAGAGTTTAGCGATGAAGATTATAAAAAGCTTCATGATGTAGCACCATATTATGGGCAGTTTACAGTACCTGCAGGATTATATTCTAAATTAGATAAAGATATAAAAACAGTAGGGATTAAATCTGCTTTAATTGCTAGTGCAGATTTAGATGAAGATTTGGTGTATGAATTAGTAAAATCAATCTATGAAAATTATGATGAAATCTCTAGTTCTCACAAAGCATTAGAGTTTGTAAAATTAGAAGAGGCTATAAAAGGATTGCCTCCAGTTCCGCTTCATCCTGGAGCTGTAAGATATTATAAAGAAAAGGGAATAGAAATTCCAGAAGAATTATTACCATAAGTAAAAAATGCCCGGCCACAATTGGTCGGGTATATAAATTAATTTGCTAAGGCGTAAAGGAGGGATTGTATGATTAAGAAGAATAAAGTAAAAGAAACAGAAGTAGTTTCAGAAAGAAAATTAGCTGGTAGAGTGGCTGCATTTGTTACGATTTTTGCCATTTTCACTTCATTGTTCCATGTATGGATGAATAGTGCCAGTCTTATGATTGCTATTAAAAAGAATGCACTTCATTTAGGATTAATGCTAGGACTTACATTTTTGATGTATCCAGCAACAAAGAAATCATCAAAGGATAAACCAACAGTACTTGACTGGATTTTATGTATTTTGGGGGTATCCGTTGGACTATATATCCTTTTTACCTATGATAGTTTAGTTGAAAGATCACTGATTCCAAATAAATTAGATTATGTATTTGCAGTTATTGCAATTATATTAACATTAGAAGCAGGAAGAAGGACTGTTGGAAATATATTGCCGATGCTTTCTATATGTTTCATTTTATATGCAAAATTTGGATATCTTTTTCCAGGGAAACTTGCGCATCAAGGTTTTTCTTGGTCAAGAATACTAACAAGAATGTATTTGACAGATGGAGGAATATTTGGTGTTACATTGATGGTATCAGCATCTTATGTATTTATGTTTATTCTGTTTGGATCTTTTCTTAATAAAACAGGAACGGCAAAGTTCTTTAATGATTTTGCATTAGCTTTTGCGGGAAGACTAAGAGGTGGTCCAGCTCAGGTTGCTGTTATGGCTAGTGGACTTATGGGAACAATAAGTGGAAGTTCTCAGGCAAATGTTGCGACTACAGGAAGCTTTACAATTCCTTTGATGAAAGAAGTAGGATATAAGCCTAGATTTGCAGGGGCTGTTGAAGCAGCAGCATCTACAGGTGGAATACTTATGCCTCCTATTATGGGCGCAGCATCTTTTATGATGGCATCATTTCTAGGTATTCCATATATTAAGGTAATGTATGCAGGTATTATACCAGCTATATTTTATTATTTTGCAATTTTTACAATGGTTGACTTTGAAGCTAGAAAAATTGGACTTAAAGGAATGGATAAAAGTAAACTACCAGATCTTAAGAAAGTAATAAAAGAAGAAGGGCATTTGATGTTACCAATTGTCATTATATTAATCTTACTAGTAAAAGGGCTAACGCCTCTATATGCAGCATTCTTTGGACTTATTGCTGTAATTATTACGAGTATGTTAAGAAAATCTACAAGAATGAATATGAAAAAGTTTATGGAGGCTTTAGAAGAAGGAGCAAAAAGTGCTGTTCCTGTTGCAACAGCATGTGGTGTTGTTGGATTTATTGTTGGT includes:
- a CDS encoding transporter substrate-binding domain-containing protein, with protein sequence MRRNKEILCIISIVFMFIGYGNLYAEEKDVYKETIIVGGDNYFPPFEYVDKNGVYKGFNVDILRAIAIEMGIDLDIRPMPWYEAIMALNEREIDAIQGMKYSISRSYLYDFSDPYLVSSQSIFVRSDNSYIVNIEDLEKKKIAIQKNDIAKDVLKNIMDIQIIETENQQMALKKLIKGEVDAYIGNRLTGLYIIQKDGYTKDVKIVGEEINPLNYGIVVNKGNKVLLKMFNEGLMRIKKNGTYDKIYKKWFGEPINPPYAYIKRTLYFSIVVLFFSLFGIFIFYRWNYLLKKEVNKRTQQLKRESLFKEQIINSIFSGLITFNNQGIILSANEKAAYFLDMPIEAFVKKHFKDTVVKEYFYEEDFYEVLQTGKEKMNIEKNINVEGINKVFEYNIYPLVLHEDDVYGITLTFKDITNEKLMKERMIMKDKLESLGRLVAGIAHEIRNPLTSIKAYIELIPYKYDKKEFREKISEDVPKEIERLNSIISNLLEYAKPKVPNKEMVKVHDEILGIIVFFSNQIKKKNIKLICNMKEDLFIYVDKQQFKQIMINFLLNAIEAFEKTENPEICITAEKNGDFAVIIIKDNGCGIASENEKKIFEPFFTTKDNGTGLGLSISYQFIKENGGDITVSSHLETGTKINMILPLFKEKRSTANV
- a CDS encoding sigma-54-dependent transcriptional regulator, with product MYKLLIIDDEKSICSSLKFAFEDMYEVYTANNIFEVEKYIEQNDFDIVLLDLRFGEISGIDMLEDLKNAQKDVVVIMMTAYGSIDSSIEAMKRGAYDYIMKPLDMPKLKVLLQKAVEYKRLNQKINYLENEVYSKYGKNGIIGKSKKMREVFYLIDKVKDLHINVLIHGGSGTGKELVAKAIHYQGKRRKENLEIINCGAIPSNLIESELFGYEEGAFTGANHRKKGRFELAHRGTIFLDEIGELDLNLQVKLLRVLQQKEVFPLGAERGKKVDVRIIAATNKDLKEEVKRGNFREDLFFRLNVVSIKLPSLKERREDIPLLIEYFIKKCVKEMNRNIEGITKEALKILVNYDYPGNVRELENIIERAVALTDNEYIQIEDLPEELLGNYKNYKLSRNMHIIPIEIGTSLGEIEKEVILETLKAMNQNRKKTAKILGISERALRYKIKEYMEK
- a CDS encoding TAXI family TRAP transporter solute-binding subunit, with amino-acid sequence MRLRRTLVIILAMILVMVSFVGCGQKTETSSDAKPSKQFVTIVTGSTGGTYYPVGTIFSTLWNEKLGDKGVVASVQSSGGSVENLNMLKSGEAQLGIAMANLTLFAYKGEGKFKDNKFENVRFITALWPDVTQCIVTEKSGINSISDLKGKRFNVGGAGSGTEYSCKLILEHVGGLTFDDVNTEHLGYFEASSAMQNGQLDGMNAEGGLPTSAVSEIFASKTPVKMLEFSDEDYKKLHDVAPYYGQFTVPAGLYSKLDKDIKTVGIKSALIASADLDEDLVYELVKSIYENYDEISSSHKALEFVKLEEAIKGLPPVPLHPGAVRYYKEKGIEIPEELLP
- a CDS encoding TRAP transporter permease, which encodes MIKKNKVKETEVVSERKLAGRVAAFVTIFAIFTSLFHVWMNSASLMIAIKKNALHLGLMLGLTFLMYPATKKSSKDKPTVLDWILCILGVSVGLYILFTYDSLVERSLIPNKLDYVFAVIAIILTLEAGRRTVGNILPMLSICFILYAKFGYLFPGKLAHQGFSWSRILTRMYLTDGGIFGVTLMVSASYVFMFILFGSFLNKTGTAKFFNDFALAFAGRLRGGPAQVAVMASGLMGTISGSSQANVATTGSFTIPLMKEVGYKPRFAGAVEAAASTGGILMPPIMGAASFMMASFLGIPYIKVMYAGIIPAIFYYFAIFTMVDFEARKIGLKGMDKSKLPDLKKVIKEEGHLMLPIVIILILLVKGLTPLYAAFFGLIAVIITSMLRKSTRMNMKKFMEALEEGAKSAVPVATACGVVGFIVGVVSMTGLGQVVALNIMQLSFGQLWLALILVMVASIFLGMGLPASACYIITASIAAPALIKMGVDPIAAHFFAFYYGTLSAVVPPVALTSYTAAGIAGANPIEVAFSGFKLAFAGIMIPFMFVYSPILLMQNVVAWKLILAFITGLLGIISLAAAAENYFFDILKVYERFLAFAAAILLVKPGIISDAIGIGLLILFISFHSIRIKKIKETATIT